Proteins from a genomic interval of Nitrosomonas sp.:
- the rpsS gene encoding 30S ribosomal protein S19, translating to MSRSIAKGPFVDLHLINKVLISSEKKDKRPIKTWSRRSTILPSFIGLTIAVHNGRQHVPVYVTENMVGHKLGEFSHTRTFKGHAGDKKTAVNKR from the coding sequence ATGAGTCGATCTATTGCAAAAGGTCCGTTTGTTGATTTGCACTTAATAAATAAGGTGTTAATCTCAAGTGAAAAAAAAGATAAAAGACCTATAAAAACGTGGTCAAGACGTTCAACAATTTTGCCGAGTTTTATAGGGCTTACAATAGCGGTGCATAATGGTAGGCAGCATGTTCCTGTTTATGTAACTGAGAATATGGTTGGTCATAAATTAGGTGAATTCTCGCATACAAGAACGTTTAAAGGTCATGCAGGTGATAAAAAAACTGCTGTAAATAAACGTTAA